Proteins encoded within one genomic window of Streptomyces sp. NBC_01314:
- a CDS encoding ACP S-malonyltransferase — MLVLVAPGQGAQTPGFLTPWLDLPGAADRLGAWSDAIGLDLAHYGTEADADAIRDTAVAQPLLVAAGLLSAAALGDVVPGAVAGHSVGEFTAAAFAGVLDDTAALALVRKRGLAMAEAAAITGTGMSALLGGDPEVTIPHLEKLGLTPANVNGAGQIVAAGTLEQLAALEADKPEGVRRVVALKVAGAFHTHHMAPAVDTLAKAAEELSPGDPEVTYVSNKDGQAVATGAEVLSRLVGQVANPVRWDLCMETFKELGVTALVEVCPGGTLTGLAKRALPGVATVALKTPDDLDAARALIAEHQN; from the coding sequence GTGCTCGTACTCGTCGCTCCCGGCCAGGGCGCCCAGACGCCCGGCTTCCTGACTCCCTGGCTCGACCTCCCCGGTGCCGCCGACCGCCTCGGCGCGTGGTCGGACGCCATCGGACTGGACCTCGCCCACTACGGCACCGAGGCCGACGCCGACGCGATCCGCGACACCGCCGTGGCCCAGCCGCTGCTCGTGGCGGCCGGACTGCTGTCCGCCGCCGCCCTGGGTGACGTAGTGCCCGGCGCGGTCGCCGGCCACAGCGTCGGCGAGTTCACCGCCGCCGCGTTCGCCGGTGTCCTCGACGACACGGCCGCGCTGGCCCTCGTACGCAAGCGGGGCCTGGCCATGGCCGAGGCCGCCGCGATCACCGGGACCGGCATGTCGGCGCTGCTCGGCGGCGACCCCGAGGTGACGATTCCGCACCTGGAGAAGCTGGGGCTGACCCCGGCCAACGTGAACGGCGCGGGTCAGATCGTCGCCGCCGGCACCCTGGAGCAGCTGGCCGCGCTGGAGGCCGACAAGCCCGAGGGCGTACGGCGCGTGGTCGCCCTCAAGGTCGCCGGTGCCTTCCACACGCACCACATGGCCCCCGCAGTCGACACCCTCGCCAAGGCCGCCGAGGAGCTGTCGCCCGGGGACCCCGAGGTCACCTATGTCTCGAACAAGGACGGGCAGGCCGTCGCCACCGGCGCCGAGGTGCTCTCCCGTCTCGTCGGTCAGGTCGCCAACCCGGTCCGCTGGGACCTGTGCATGGAGACCTTCAAGGAGCTGGGCGTGACCGCCCTCGTCGAGGTGTGCCCCGGCGGCACGCTCACCGGTCTCGCCAAGCGCGCGCTGCCGGGCGTGGCCACGGTCGCGCTCAAGACACCCGACGACCTCGACGCCGCTCGCGCGCTCATCGCCGAGCACCAGAATTAG
- the fasR gene encoding fatty acid biosynthesis transcriptional regulator FasR, with product MPEPETSRPESVPPVHPHIATLKRLEKSSGSLAAQAIARMDETLSWYRAMPPENRSWIGLVAQAGIAAFTEWFRRPDAPQAISTDVFGTAPRELTRAITLRQTVEMVRTTIEVMESAIDEVAAPGDEGVLREALLVYAREIAFATAQVYAQAAEARGAWDARLESLVVNAVLSGEADEGAVSRAAALGWNSPDHVCVVLGTAPDGDSELTVEAIRRAARHAKLQVLTGVLGDRLVVIAGGDNDPLQVAKSLIGPYAPGPVVAGPIVPDLLAATRSAQAAAAGLKACTAWQDAPRPVLADDLLPERAIAGDPSAREQLVEEIYRPLEEAGSALLETLSVYLEQASSLEGAARMLFVHPNTVRYRLRRVTDVTGWSPSDVRSAFTLRIALILGRLVDGDHQL from the coding sequence GTGCCCGAACCCGAAACCAGCAGGCCCGAATCCGTACCGCCCGTCCACCCGCACATCGCGACATTGAAGCGGCTGGAGAAGTCGTCCGGGAGTCTCGCCGCGCAGGCCATCGCGCGGATGGACGAGACGCTGTCCTGGTACCGGGCGATGCCGCCCGAGAACCGGTCGTGGATCGGGCTGGTCGCCCAGGCCGGTATCGCCGCGTTCACGGAGTGGTTCCGGCGTCCGGACGCCCCGCAGGCCATCTCGACGGATGTGTTCGGGACCGCGCCGCGTGAGCTGACCCGGGCGATCACGCTCCGGCAGACCGTGGAGATGGTGCGCACGACCATCGAGGTCATGGAGTCCGCCATCGACGAGGTGGCCGCCCCCGGCGACGAGGGCGTGCTGCGCGAGGCCCTGCTCGTCTACGCGCGCGAGATCGCCTTCGCCACCGCGCAGGTGTACGCGCAGGCCGCCGAGGCACGCGGCGCCTGGGACGCCCGCCTGGAGTCCCTGGTCGTGAACGCGGTGCTCAGCGGTGAGGCCGACGAGGGGGCGGTGAGCAGGGCCGCCGCGCTCGGCTGGAACTCGCCCGACCATGTCTGTGTGGTCCTCGGCACCGCCCCGGACGGCGACAGCGAGCTGACCGTGGAGGCCATCCGGCGCGCGGCCCGGCACGCCAAACTGCAGGTGCTCACCGGTGTGCTGGGCGACCGGCTGGTGGTGATCGCCGGCGGCGACAACGACCCGTTGCAGGTCGCGAAGTCGCTGATCGGGCCGTATGCGCCGGGCCCGGTGGTGGCGGGGCCGATCGTGCCCGACCTGCTGGCCGCGACCCGGTCCGCGCAGGCGGCGGCCGCGGGCCTCAAGGCCTGCACGGCGTGGCAGGACGCGCCCCGCCCCGTTCTGGCGGACGATCTGCTTCCGGAGCGCGCCATCGCGGGCGACCCCAGTGCGCGCGAGCAACTGGTGGAGGAGATCTACAGACCACTGGAGGAGGCCGGCTCCGCTCTCCTGGAGACCCTCAGCGTCTATCTCGAACAGGCCTCAAGTCTTGAGGGCGCGGCCCGGATGCTGTTCGTCCATCCCAACACCGTGCGCTACCGGCTCCGACGTGTGACTGACGTCACCGGCTGGTCGCCCTCCGATGTACGCTCGGCCTTCACCTTGCGGATCGCGCTGATCCTGGGGCGTCTGGTCGATGGGGATCACCAGCTCTAG
- a CDS encoding pirin family protein, with protein MMDLRRAGARYPGGDPEAGIASLHAFSFGSHYDPDNLRFGAVIACNEERLAPGAGFDEHRHSHTEIVTWVVEGELTHRDSTGHETVVRPGDVQRLSSAGGVRHVERNDGSVPLTFVQMWLAPSAPGGDPAYEIVHGIADSTPYAVPEAGAMLHVRRLGTAGERAAVPDAARAYAHVVRGAVRLGPYELGPGDSVRAEGEKGLELVAVSAPAEVLVWELGE; from the coding sequence GTGATGGATCTGCGGCGTGCCGGTGCGCGCTACCCCGGTGGGGATCCGGAGGCCGGGATCGCCTCCCTGCACGCCTTCTCCTTCGGCTCGCACTACGACCCCGACAATCTCCGTTTCGGCGCGGTGATCGCCTGCAACGAGGAGCGGCTCGCGCCCGGTGCCGGCTTCGACGAGCATCGGCACAGCCACACCGAGATCGTCACCTGGGTCGTCGAGGGCGAGCTGACCCACCGCGACAGCACCGGCCACGAGACGGTCGTCCGCCCCGGCGACGTCCAGCGGCTCAGCTCCGCGGGCGGGGTACGGCACGTCGAGCGCAACGACGGCTCCGTGCCGCTCACCTTCGTGCAGATGTGGCTGGCCCCGTCGGCCCCGGGCGGCGACCCCGCGTACGAGATCGTCCACGGCATCGCCGACTCCACCCCGTACGCCGTCCCCGAGGCGGGCGCCATGCTGCACGTCCGGCGGCTGGGCACGGCGGGGGAGCGGGCCGCGGTGCCGGACGCGGCACGGGCGTACGCGCACGTCGTACGGGGCGCGGTGCGGCTCGGGCCGTACGAGCTGGGGCCCGGGGACTCCGTGCGGGCCGAGGGGGAGAAGGGACTGGAACTGGTCGCCGTCTCCGCCCCGGCCGAGGTGCTGGTCTGGGAACTCGGCGAGTGA
- a CDS encoding serine/threonine-protein kinase — MSEVRAGGQFRPLEVGDPTTVASYRLAARLGSGGMGTVYLSYTPGGHPIALKTIRPELSEDPEFRRRFKQEVRAAQRVQGLYTAPVLDHDTEGDQPWLATAYVPGPSLHAAVAAHGALPVSSVLLLLAGVAEALKVIHAAGIVHRDLKPANVLLASDGPRVIDFGIARAADATALTGTGVSIGTPAFMSPEQAAGKPVTPASDIFALGQVAAFAARGSGAYGDGPSHAVLYRIVHEEPDLSGLADELRFIERCLAKDPADRPSPAEVVALCQEASPTPLVQSGSWLPDAIGADITRRVSASADLLAERDRAAEAPTSAAQPPPPTAPVTQMDPGSTGHSAPTTHAAPTMHSGPVTPPPPGPPSTPYHPQSGPHTVPTGHQAPYPQSGGWQQPYPQGHPQGHPQGHPRPMPVPPPRSNVGKWIGIGVAAVFGLGLLGSCASLVKDLTDSSSGSSSSSSGGTSTGSGGGSAESSESKPKSDPKPVAFKGINIPANYYVRFADSPPKPLDSETGVSYEDDGDFYYYVDTLFGDKKLGSSSDKLVLLNNSQKGSLETCRNETRYTDSVKLGQVAKGSQMCVRTNSGHMALVTFQSAAPSGDPSDYVSVDITVWRNAEEPTTGN, encoded by the coding sequence ATGAGTGAGGTTCGCGCGGGCGGGCAGTTCCGGCCGTTGGAGGTCGGGGACCCGACGACTGTGGCGAGCTACCGGCTCGCGGCGCGGCTCGGCTCCGGCGGCATGGGCACGGTGTATCTGTCGTACACGCCGGGCGGACACCCGATCGCGCTGAAGACGATCCGGCCCGAGCTGAGCGAGGACCCCGAGTTCCGCCGCCGGTTCAAGCAGGAAGTGCGGGCGGCCCAGCGCGTGCAGGGCCTGTACACCGCCCCCGTCCTCGATCACGACACCGAGGGCGACCAGCCCTGGCTTGCCACCGCCTACGTACCGGGCCCGTCGCTGCACGCGGCGGTCGCCGCGCATGGCGCGCTGCCGGTCTCCTCGGTCCTGCTGCTGCTCGCCGGGGTGGCGGAGGCTCTGAAGGTCATCCACGCGGCGGGCATCGTCCACCGCGATCTGAAGCCCGCCAACGTACTGCTCGCCTCCGACGGTCCCCGGGTCATCGACTTCGGCATCGCCCGCGCCGCCGACGCCACCGCGCTGACCGGTACCGGAGTCTCCATCGGCACCCCGGCGTTCATGTCGCCCGAGCAGGCGGCCGGGAAGCCGGTCACGCCCGCGTCGGACATCTTCGCGCTCGGCCAGGTGGCCGCGTTCGCGGCGCGCGGGTCCGGTGCGTACGGCGACGGCCCCTCGCACGCCGTGCTGTACCGGATCGTCCACGAGGAGCCCGACCTGAGCGGTCTCGCCGACGAACTCCGGTTCATCGAGCGCTGCCTGGCCAAAGACCCGGCCGACCGCCCCTCCCCCGCCGAGGTCGTCGCCCTCTGCCAGGAGGCGTCGCCCACCCCGCTGGTGCAGTCGGGCTCCTGGCTGCCGGACGCGATCGGCGCGGACATCACCCGGCGGGTCTCGGCGTCGGCGGACCTGCTGGCCGAGCGGGACAGGGCGGCCGAGGCGCCGACTTCGGCCGCCCAGCCCCCGCCGCCCACCGCCCCGGTGACGCAGATGGACCCAGGGTCCACAGGCCACAGCGCGCCGACGACGCACGCGGCGCCGACGATGCACTCCGGACCGGTGACACCGCCCCCGCCGGGCCCGCCGTCGACGCCGTACCACCCGCAGTCGGGACCGCACACGGTGCCGACCGGGCACCAGGCGCCGTACCCGCAGTCCGGGGGCTGGCAGCAGCCGTACCCGCAGGGACATCCTCAGGGGCATCCGCAGGGCCACCCTCGCCCGATGCCCGTTCCGCCGCCGCGCAGCAACGTCGGCAAGTGGATCGGGATCGGCGTCGCGGCGGTGTTCGGTCTGGGGCTGCTCGGCAGCTGCGCGTCGCTGGTGAAGGACCTCACGGATTCGTCGAGCGGCTCGTCGAGCAGTTCCTCCGGCGGTACGTCGACGGGTTCCGGCGGCGGTTCCGCCGAGTCCTCCGAGTCCAAGCCGAAGTCCGACCCCAAGCCGGTCGCCTTCAAGGGCATCAACATCCCCGCCAACTACTACGTGCGCTTCGCGGACTCGCCGCCCAAGCCCCTCGACAGCGAGACGGGCGTGTCGTACGAGGACGACGGGGACTTCTACTACTACGTGGACACCTTGTTCGGCGACAAGAAGCTGGGCAGCAGCAGCGACAAGCTCGTCCTGCTGAACAACTCCCAGAAGGGTTCCCTCGAAACCTGCCGGAACGAGACCCGGTACACGGACTCCGTCAAGCTCGGCCAGGTCGCCAAGGGCTCCCAGATGTGCGTGCGCACCAACTCCGGTCACATGGCGCTGGTGACCTTCCAGAGCGCGGCTCCGAGCGGCGACCCCAGTGACTACGTGTCCGTGGACATCACGGTGTGGCGCAACGCGGAGGAGCCGACCACCGGCAACTGA
- a CDS encoding serine hydrolase domain-containing protein, with protein MSLQSFALIGNWPVPTAAAAVVRADGTVLGTHGPLGHRFPLASVTKPLAAYAALVAYEEGAIELDEAAGPAGSTVRHLLAHTSGLAFDEHRVTAAPGVRRLYSNAGFEALGDHVAKATDIPFAEYARQAVLEPLGMTSTSLDGSPAKDGVSTVDDLVRFAAEVQAPRLLDPRTVAAAMTVQYPGTKGVLPGYGHQNPNDWGLGFEIRDSKTPHWTGTSSSPGTFGHFGQSGTFLWIDPVAGVACVALTDRAFGPWAVEAWTPFADAVLAEVGNSV; from the coding sequence ATGTCTCTGCAGAGCTTCGCGTTGATCGGGAACTGGCCGGTTCCCACGGCCGCCGCGGCCGTCGTACGGGCGGACGGAACCGTCCTCGGGACCCACGGTCCTCTCGGGCACCGCTTCCCGCTGGCCTCGGTCACCAAGCCGCTCGCCGCGTACGCCGCGCTGGTCGCGTACGAGGAGGGGGCGATCGAGCTGGACGAGGCGGCGGGGCCCGCGGGGTCGACCGTGCGGCATCTGCTGGCGCACACCTCGGGGCTGGCCTTCGACGAGCACCGGGTGACGGCGGCGCCGGGGGTGCGGCGGCTGTACTCCAACGCCGGGTTCGAGGCGCTCGGGGACCATGTGGCCAAGGCGACGGACATCCCGTTCGCGGAGTACGCGCGGCAGGCGGTGCTGGAACCGCTCGGGATGACGTCCACCTCCCTCGACGGTTCGCCGGCCAAGGACGGCGTCTCGACCGTCGACGACCTGGTGCGGTTCGCCGCCGAGGTGCAGGCGCCCCGGCTGCTGGACCCGCGTACGGTCGCGGCGGCGATGACCGTGCAGTACCCGGGCACGAAGGGCGTCCTTCCGGGCTACGGGCACCAGAACCCCAACGACTGGGGGCTCGGCTTCGAGATCCGGGACTCCAAGACGCCGCACTGGACAGGCACTTCGTCGTCGCCGGGGACGTTCGGGCACTTCGGCCAGTCGGGGACGTTCCTGTGGATCGACCCCGTCGCCGGCGTGGCCTGTGTGGCGCTGACGGACCGGGCGTTCGGGCCGTGGGCGGTCGAGGCCTGGACTCCGTTCGCTGACGCTGTGCTCGCCGAGGTCGGGAACAGTGTCTGA
- a CDS encoding GNAT family N-acetyltransferase: protein MSLVRRATVEDAVEVLRLRQVMIDSMTPPGAGGPTGWHTESLPTLRRRLADTEREFAAFVVDRPERPGALAALVVGTVDYRIGRAGNPRGAVGHVFSVATDPDCRRRGYARACMEALVDWFREVGAGYVHLTASPDAEPLYASMGFRRRPDPLMQLDL from the coding sequence ATGAGTCTTGTACGACGTGCCACGGTCGAGGACGCGGTGGAAGTGCTCCGGCTGCGCCAGGTGATGATCGACTCGATGACGCCCCCGGGAGCGGGTGGTCCCACCGGCTGGCATACCGAGTCCCTGCCCACCCTGCGCCGCCGACTCGCCGATACCGAAAGGGAGTTCGCGGCCTTCGTCGTCGACCGTCCGGAGCGGCCTGGCGCGCTCGCCGCGCTGGTGGTGGGGACGGTCGACTACCGGATCGGGCGGGCCGGCAACCCGCGCGGCGCGGTCGGACACGTCTTCAGCGTGGCCACCGACCCGGACTGCCGGCGCAGGGGCTACGCCCGTGCCTGTATGGAGGCCCTCGTCGACTGGTTCCGCGAGGTCGGCGCCGGATACGTACATCTGACCGCCTCCCCCGACGCCGAGCCGCTGTACGCGTCGATGGGCTTCCGGCGCAGGCCCGACCCCTTGATGCAGCTGGACCTCTGA
- a CDS encoding MerR family transcriptional regulator, giving the protein MTVMETTSTARATGATSTTSTAGTDSCAGPPPKPRRPEGQDRYTISEVVDLTGLTAHTLRWYERIGLMPHIDRSHTGQRRYRNRDLDWLDLVGKLRLTGMPVADMVRYAELVREGDHTYTERFELLKATRQDVLSRIAELQDTLNVLDRKINFYADAGQALASERAS; this is encoded by the coding sequence ATGACGGTGATGGAGACCACGAGTACGGCGAGGGCCACGGGTGCCACGAGTACCACGAGTACCGCCGGTACCGACAGTTGCGCCGGTCCGCCGCCGAAGCCTCGGCGGCCGGAGGGGCAGGACAGGTACACGATCAGCGAGGTCGTCGACCTCACCGGTCTGACGGCGCACACACTGCGCTGGTACGAGCGGATCGGGCTGATGCCGCACATCGACCGCTCCCACACCGGCCAGCGCCGCTACCGCAACCGCGACCTCGACTGGCTGGACCTTGTCGGCAAGCTCCGGCTGACCGGCATGCCGGTCGCCGACATGGTCCGGTACGCGGAACTGGTGCGCGAGGGCGACCACACCTACACCGAGCGCTTCGAACTGCTCAAGGCGACCCGGCAGGACGTCCTGTCCCGGATCGCCGAGCTCCAGGACACCCTGAACGTGCTCGACCGCAAGATCAACTTCTACGCTGACGCCGGGCAGGCCCTGGCATCGGAGAGGGCCTCATGA
- a CDS encoding aldo/keto reductase, with translation MTDGRIAKARLGTDGPEVGVQGLGCMGMSFAYGPSDAAESRATLERALDLGVTLYDTAHAYGAGENERFLSPFFKAHRDDVVIATKFGLAVDPDDPTKRIIRNDPAYIRESAEGSLRRLDVDVIDLYYMHRRDVSVPLEESVGVMADLVREGKVKHLGLSEVTATELRAAHAVHPIAALQSEWSLFSRDIEANVVPAARDLDITLVAYSPLGRGFLTGSFAKAEDLTADDFRRHQPRFTGDNATANATLLDPVRKVAETHNATLGQIALAWVQQQAPLHNLPVVPIPGTRKPTRVEENAAATRIVLTEDDLALLEPIAAQVAGDRYADMRFTSAGRE, from the coding sequence ATGACGGACGGCAGGATCGCGAAGGCACGGCTGGGCACCGACGGACCCGAGGTGGGCGTACAGGGCCTCGGCTGTATGGGCATGAGCTTCGCGTACGGCCCCTCGGACGCGGCGGAGTCCAGGGCCACCCTGGAGCGCGCGCTCGACCTGGGCGTCACGCTCTACGACACGGCGCACGCGTACGGCGCCGGGGAGAACGAGAGGTTTCTTTCCCCCTTCTTCAAGGCACACCGCGACGACGTCGTCATCGCCACCAAGTTCGGTCTGGCGGTCGACCCCGACGACCCGACCAAGCGGATCATCCGCAACGACCCGGCGTACATCCGCGAGTCCGCCGAGGGGAGCCTGCGCCGCCTCGACGTCGACGTGATCGACCTCTACTACATGCACCGCCGCGACGTGAGCGTCCCGCTGGAGGAGAGCGTCGGCGTCATGGCCGACCTGGTCCGCGAGGGCAAGGTGAAGCACCTCGGCCTCAGCGAGGTCACGGCCACCGAACTCCGCGCCGCGCACGCCGTGCACCCCATCGCCGCCCTGCAGTCCGAGTGGTCCCTCTTCAGCCGGGACATCGAGGCGAACGTCGTCCCCGCCGCCCGCGACCTCGACATCACCCTCGTCGCCTACTCCCCGCTCGGCCGGGGCTTCCTCACCGGCTCCTTCGCCAAGGCCGAGGACCTCACCGCCGACGACTTCCGCCGCCACCAGCCCCGCTTCACCGGCGACAACGCCACCGCCAACGCGACCCTCCTCGACCCCGTCCGCAAGGTCGCCGAGACCCACAACGCCACCCTGGGCCAGATCGCCCTGGCCTGGGTCCAGCAGCAGGCACCCCTGCACAACCTCCCGGTGGTCCCCATCCCGGGCACCCGTAAGCCGACCAGGGTGGAGGAGAACGCGGCGGCCACGAGGATCGTCCTGACCGAGGACGACCTGGCCCTGCTCGAACCCATAGCGGCACAGGTGGCGGGCGACCGCTACGCGGACATGCGGTTCACGTCGGCAGGCAGGGAGTAG
- a CDS encoding DUF4429 domain-containing protein has protein sequence MGDVLAGFHAAWEFESDSVLIRFERGIRTPKLFQALGERRIPLEAIAGVTLTPGKRGTVVLRAVPRPGADPLMEAAADQLKEGSDPYRLVLPAERETLAEYYADELRARLTRSGPAERFLVAAPEVPLQFKAYDGKASFDGRSVSFRWFWTGASSAKWKAGDQSFPVGALSGVEWRSPELFEGYLRLLRRDDSGEQPPQPDHDPAAVVFGLGYGPVHESLPFAAAVLAAVRSAGPVGTPADAGPRRDPADIADRIRHLGELHEAGLVTDEEFSMKKAELLAEL, from the coding sequence ATGGGTGACGTACTGGCCGGATTTCATGCCGCCTGGGAGTTCGAGTCCGACTCCGTGCTCATCCGCTTCGAACGGGGGATTCGCACGCCGAAGCTCTTCCAGGCACTCGGTGAGCGACGCATCCCCCTGGAGGCGATCGCGGGGGTGACACTGACACCCGGGAAGCGGGGCACCGTCGTACTGCGTGCCGTGCCGCGACCCGGCGCCGATCCGCTGATGGAGGCGGCGGCGGACCAGCTCAAGGAGGGGTCCGACCCGTACCGGCTGGTGCTGCCGGCCGAGCGGGAGACGCTCGCGGAGTACTACGCCGACGAGCTGCGGGCGCGGTTGACACGGTCCGGGCCGGCCGAGCGGTTTCTCGTGGCGGCGCCCGAGGTGCCGTTGCAGTTCAAGGCGTACGACGGGAAGGCGTCCTTCGACGGGCGGTCCGTGTCGTTCCGGTGGTTCTGGACGGGCGCGTCGTCGGCGAAGTGGAAGGCCGGGGACCAGAGTTTCCCGGTCGGCGCGCTGAGCGGGGTCGAGTGGCGGTCGCCGGAGCTCTTCGAGGGGTATCTGCGGTTGCTGCGGCGCGACGACTCCGGTGAGCAGCCGCCTCAGCCCGATCATGATCCCGCCGCCGTGGTGTTCGGGCTGGGGTACGGGCCGGTGCACGAGTCGTTGCCGTTCGCCGCGGCCGTGTTGGCGGCGGTGCGGTCGGCGGGGCCCGTGGGCACGCCGGCCGATGCCGGGCCCCGGCGGGATCCGGCCGACATCGCCGACCGGATCCGGCATCTGGGGGAGCTGCACGAGGCGGGGCTGGTGACGGATGAGGAGTTCAGTATGAAGAAGGCGGAGTTGCTGGCGGAGTTGTAG
- a CDS encoding alpha/beta hydrolase encodes MTSFDSSPQLNVWRALLALAVVFVMLATTGWTAIRSHREESPLQASLSSWQRGHLDGRELPDAESSPHRLAAFFASLTAYQRTRLAHRYPLAVGNMNGAPVELRYRANRVALKQQSNLERERMHDQRLSETGRYEAGRRMHRFDMLAVKKRHILAFSPEGNGRVAEVFGSLDKAERVSVVVPGVDTSVINFQRTNRRYSAPVGMAESLYEAERSASPGTRTAVIAWADYTAPTGLGLDSATALRAEQGSVRLNALVRSLPGGSTVALVCHSYGSVVCGVAAPSLPSRVTDIAVAGSPGMRAESVGQLRTAARVWAMRDADDWIQDVPYLEVGGLGHGADPVSSEFGARILSAADAQGHSGYFEPGTESLYNFAEIGIGAYESVRCAREDDACLSGLSDSAAA; translated from the coding sequence GTGACTTCCTTCGACTCCTCCCCGCAACTGAACGTCTGGCGCGCACTGCTGGCGCTGGCCGTGGTTTTCGTGATGCTGGCGACCACCGGCTGGACCGCGATCCGCAGCCACCGCGAGGAGTCGCCGCTGCAGGCGTCGCTCTCCTCGTGGCAGCGCGGACACCTCGACGGCCGCGAACTGCCGGACGCCGAATCGTCCCCGCACCGCCTGGCCGCCTTCTTCGCCTCGCTCACCGCGTACCAGCGCACCAGGCTCGCCCACCGGTATCCGCTCGCCGTGGGCAACATGAACGGCGCCCCCGTCGAGCTGCGCTACCGGGCCAACCGCGTCGCGCTGAAGCAGCAGAGCAATCTCGAACGGGAACGCATGCACGACCAGCGGCTCTCCGAGACCGGCCGGTACGAGGCCGGCCGCCGGATGCACCGCTTCGACATGCTGGCCGTGAAGAAGCGGCACATCCTCGCCTTCAGCCCCGAGGGCAACGGCCGGGTCGCCGAGGTCTTCGGCAGCCTCGACAAGGCGGAGCGCGTCTCGGTCGTCGTCCCCGGCGTCGACACCAGCGTCATCAACTTCCAGCGCACCAACCGCCGGTACTCCGCGCCCGTCGGCATGGCCGAATCGCTCTACGAGGCCGAGCGTTCGGCGAGCCCCGGGACGCGTACGGCCGTGATCGCCTGGGCCGACTACACCGCGCCCACCGGCCTCGGCCTCGACTCGGCCACCGCGCTCCGCGCCGAACAGGGCTCGGTCCGGCTGAACGCACTGGTGCGGAGCCTGCCCGGCGGCTCCACCGTCGCGCTGGTGTGCCACAGCTACGGCTCCGTGGTGTGCGGGGTCGCCGCCCCGTCGCTGCCGTCGCGGGTCACCGACATCGCCGTCGCGGGCAGTCCCGGCATGCGTGCCGAGTCGGTCGGCCAGCTGCGTACGGCGGCCCGGGTGTGGGCCATGCGGGACGCCGACGACTGGATCCAGGACGTGCCCTACCTGGAGGTCGGCGGGCTCGGCCACGGCGCCGACCCGGTCTCCTCGGAGTTCGGGGCGCGCATCCTGTCGGCGGCCGACGCCCAGGGCCACAGCGGCTATTTCGAGCCGGGTACCGAGAGTCTGTACAACTTCGCCGAAATCGGCATCGGCGCATACGAGTCGGTGCGGTGTGCGCGGGAGGACGACGCGTGTCTGTCGGGTCTGTCCGACAGCGCTGCGGCCTGA
- a CDS encoding TetR/AcrR family transcriptional regulator: METAATAAATAEERPGLRERKKQRTHDALLRAALELFTTQGYEATTVDEIAEAVDVSQRTFFRYFAGKEEAALAVVGLTQEHFLAAVRARPAHEAPLEAMRNAVLEGWDAIGEAVDQVVPVDLHLRAYGMIESTPALLAAHLRRSDEVAREIERVIAEREGLDVDTDPRPRVAVALFGGVMRVTERMWALGGDLSKDAMRTLTATHLDAVRPTLAEKWRTD, translated from the coding sequence ATGGAGACGGCGGCCACGGCGGCGGCGACGGCGGAGGAGCGACCGGGACTGCGCGAGCGGAAGAAGCAGCGCACGCACGACGCACTGCTGCGGGCGGCCCTGGAGCTGTTCACGACCCAGGGGTACGAGGCGACGACGGTCGACGAGATCGCCGAGGCCGTCGACGTCTCGCAGCGCACCTTCTTCCGCTACTTCGCGGGCAAGGAGGAGGCCGCCCTCGCGGTCGTGGGCCTCACCCAGGAGCACTTCCTGGCGGCCGTGCGCGCCCGGCCGGCGCACGAGGCGCCGCTGGAGGCGATGCGCAACGCCGTCCTGGAGGGCTGGGACGCCATCGGTGAGGCCGTCGACCAGGTCGTTCCCGTCGACCTCCATCTGCGCGCCTACGGCATGATCGAGTCGACGCCCGCGCTGCTGGCCGCGCATCTGCGCCGCTCCGACGAGGTGGCGAGGGAGATCGAGCGGGTCATCGCCGAGCGCGAGGGGCTCGACGTGGACACCGATCCCCGGCCGCGGGTGGCGGTGGCCCTCTTCGGCGGGGTGATGCGGGTCACAGAACGCATGTGGGCCCTGGGCGGCGACCTCAGCAAGGACGCCATGCGCACACTGACCGCCACGCATCTGGACGCCGTACGGCCGACGTTGGCCGAAAAGTGGCGCACTGACTGA